In Planctomycetaceae bacterium, the following proteins share a genomic window:
- a CDS encoding tetratricopeptide repeat protein, with translation MRRIVLSAGLMLSLTGCGSNSQPSEPSAGIPLSINNPSSSAPSDVAKSPAQDGASLSGSEATRELHAEAVKQLIQKASAAVTARKNSIAIESLSQAIGIQPDDANLFRMRADVYVLQGEMANARADFSTAVRLNPKNADLYNFRGYFLMSQGLMAEANQDFETAVSLNPQMAAAWNNKGLVALAQNDHKSALLDFTKAIEVDSTYVDGWNNRGFARMKLEQYEDALADVKQAIQLDDKYPTAWNNCGLICLKMEKFDEAEKAFTRLIELEPMDSRWLSHRYAALTKLGRFEDAQKDAQQVEWLTELNELSRDAAANARKPEAWIRRAQHLMNGQQYGAAIQDYTRAILVSPGNCLALAGRAEAWMKTGDMKKAMADSEEALVSNGGQDTLLGRNAYSVRGDVWFAMENYDQAIEDFEAARRFDDRVAEAYELRAAKLQEAGETANAQADRAKAREIRDALAGQLKPETQEAAVPFPDEQ, from the coding sequence ATGCGCAGGATAGTCTTGTCTGCCGGTTTGATGTTGTCCTTGACGGGTTGTGGGTCGAATTCACAGCCTTCTGAACCTTCTGCGGGCATCCCGTTGTCCATCAACAATCCGTCGAGTTCTGCTCCATCAGATGTGGCGAAATCACCAGCGCAAGACGGCGCATCGCTTTCCGGAAGCGAGGCTACCAGAGAGTTGCACGCGGAAGCGGTTAAGCAGTTGATCCAGAAAGCAAGTGCAGCGGTCACGGCGCGCAAGAACAGCATTGCGATTGAATCGTTGAGTCAGGCAATTGGTATTCAGCCGGACGATGCGAATCTGTTCCGAATGCGAGCCGATGTTTACGTGCTTCAGGGCGAAATGGCCAACGCACGGGCTGACTTCAGCACAGCAGTTCGTCTGAATCCGAAGAATGCCGACCTGTATAACTTTCGGGGCTACTTTCTGATGTCACAGGGGCTGATGGCTGAGGCGAATCAGGATTTTGAGACTGCCGTCAGTCTGAATCCGCAAATGGCGGCGGCATGGAACAACAAAGGGCTGGTGGCACTGGCACAGAACGACCACAAGTCTGCGTTGCTGGATTTCACGAAGGCTATTGAAGTCGACTCCACGTACGTTGACGGCTGGAACAATCGCGGATTTGCTCGCATGAAGCTGGAGCAATACGAAGACGCGCTGGCGGATGTGAAGCAAGCGATCCAGCTGGATGACAAATATCCGACCGCGTGGAATAACTGCGGACTCATCTGCCTGAAGATGGAAAAGTTTGACGAAGCGGAAAAAGCTTTCACGCGCCTGATTGAGCTGGAACCAATGGATTCAAGGTGGCTGAGCCATCGTTACGCAGCATTAACCAAACTTGGCCGTTTCGAAGACGCCCAGAAGGATGCTCAGCAGGTCGAATGGCTCACGGAACTGAACGAACTTTCCCGTGACGCTGCGGCAAACGCCCGCAAGCCGGAGGCGTGGATTCGCAGAGCTCAACATCTGATGAATGGCCAACAGTATGGCGCTGCTATTCAGGACTACACTCGAGCAATTCTTGTAAGTCCCGGCAACTGTCTGGCCCTTGCCGGTCGTGCGGAAGCGTGGATGAAAACCGGCGACATGAAGAAAGCCATGGCGGACAGCGAAGAAGCGCTGGTCAGCAACGGCGGCCAGGACACTCTTCTGGGACGCAATGCATATTCTGTTCGGGGTGACGTCTGGTTCGCGATGGAGAATTACGATCAGGCGATAGAGGATTTCGAGGCCGCTCGCCGTTTTGACGATCGTGTCGCAGAAGCCTACGAACTTCGGGCTGCGAAGCTGCAGGAGGCTGGTGAAACAGCCAATGCTCAGGCAGATCGGGCGAAAGCTCGCGAAATTCGTGACGCCCTGGCAGGCCAGTTAAAACCAGAAACTCAGGAGGCGGCTGTCCCGTTTCCGGATGAACAGTAG